From the Entomomonas sp. E2T0 genome, one window contains:
- the rpoE gene encoding RNA polymerase sigma factor RpoE: MLTQEQDQQLVERVQQGDKRAFDLLVLKYQHKIYGLILRFVHDMQEAQDVAQEAFIKAYRAISSFRGESAFYTWLYRIAINTAKNYLVAKGRRPPDVDVDASDAELFFGDSGLKDIDTPEHSLLRDEIEQVVHKTVRLLPEDLRVALTLRESDGLSYEEIADVMHCPVGTVRSRIFRAREAVDKALQPLLEN; the protein is encoded by the coding sequence ATGTTAACCCAAGAACAGGATCAACAGTTAGTTGAACGGGTACAGCAAGGTGATAAAAGAGCATTTGATCTGTTGGTATTGAAGTATCAACATAAAATTTATGGTCTTATTTTACGTTTTGTACACGATATGCAGGAAGCTCAAGATGTCGCTCAGGAAGCTTTTATTAAAGCTTATAGAGCAATTAGTAGTTTTCGTGGTGAAAGTGCTTTTTATACGTGGCTGTATCGTATAGCTATTAATACTGCAAAGAATTATTTAGTTGCTAAAGGTCGTAGACCACCTGATGTAGATGTTGATGCAAGTGATGCTGAATTGTTTTTTGGTGATAGTGGATTAAAGGATATTGATACACCTGAGCATAGTCTCTTGCGAGATGAAATTGAGCAGGTAGTTCATAAGACAGTCCGATTATTACCTGAAGATTTACGTGTTGCCCTAACTTTACGTGAATCTGATGGTCTAAGTTATGAGGAGATTGCAGACGTTATGCATTGTCCTGTAGGAACAGTAAGATCAAGAATCTTTAGGGCTAGGGAAGCAGTAGATAAAGCGTTGCAACCATTGTTGGAAAACTGA
- a CDS encoding COG3014 family protein, producing the protein MMLRIGYALLLMLFLVGCSTIRDYDRELTIVSQQINVGDVDAALTVLESNNKKDKKDLLYYFEKGELLRLKGDLQASQVAWMSANQQVQAWEDAVKADPARYVNNFMAFLLNDKIRRYEGYDYEKVMLTTQMALNYLAMGDWASARVAIRQTHEREAVIANLHDLLYEKQEQLAQDKGIDTQFQDLNGYPVATLNTPSVVNLKNSYQSAFSHYLAGYIYEALGERDLAAPGYRNAIELRPDAAVLKDALKNLTSNISRPANQSDVLIIMQSGLAPKRESFSLSIPIPTNDGIIQISVSLPVITDVGYSSKFNAIAVNGRNYPLTEVTSVDVMSRRALRDDLPMILVRTVTRAATRAVAQQQLNKEVSPWAGLALGLAGALLEQADLRTWRTLPESMQIARLNLPKGKQTINLPNGTQLDVMISNSYQIVQLIQIGNKIYVP; encoded by the coding sequence ATGATGTTACGTATCGGCTATGCCCTATTGTTGATGCTCTTTTTGGTAGGTTGTTCTACTATTCGTGATTATGATAGAGAGTTAACTATTGTCAGCCAACAAATTAATGTGGGGGATGTTGATGCTGCATTAACTGTTTTAGAGAGCAATAATAAGAAAGATAAGAAGGATTTACTCTATTACTTTGAAAAGGGTGAGTTACTCAGACTGAAAGGTGATTTGCAAGCTAGCCAAGTAGCATGGATGTCTGCCAATCAACAAGTACAAGCATGGGAAGATGCTGTAAAAGCTGATCCAGCAAGATATGTTAATAATTTTATGGCCTTTTTGTTAAATGACAAAATTAGACGTTATGAAGGCTATGATTATGAAAAAGTCATGTTAACTACTCAAATGGCTCTTAACTATTTAGCGATGGGGGATTGGGCATCTGCACGTGTAGCTATTAGACAAACCCATGAGCGAGAAGCAGTTATTGCCAATCTGCATGATCTGCTTTATGAAAAACAAGAGCAATTAGCTCAAGATAAAGGAATTGATACCCAGTTCCAAGATTTAAATGGTTATCCTGTTGCCACTTTAAATACACCAAGTGTGGTAAATTTAAAAAATAGTTATCAAAGTGCATTTAGCCATTATTTAGCAGGTTATATTTACGAAGCATTAGGGGAAAGAGACTTAGCAGCGCCTGGTTATCGTAATGCAATCGAGCTAAGACCTGATGCGGCTGTTTTAAAAGATGCTTTAAAGAATCTTACTAGTAATATCAGTAGGCCTGCTAATCAAAGTGATGTGTTAATTATCATGCAGTCTGGTTTGGCACCTAAACGTGAGTCTTTTAGTTTGTCTATTCCTATTCCAACTAATGATGGTATTATTCAAATATCTGTTTCATTACCTGTGATTACTGATGTTGGTTATAGCTCAAAATTTAATGCAATTGCAGTGAATGGTCGTAATTATCCATTAACAGAAGTAACAAGTGTGGATGTAATGTCTCGTCGTGCGTTACGCGATGATTTGCCAATGATTCTGGTAAGAACTGTTACTCGGGCGGCAACTCGGGCGGTTGCACAGCAACAGTTAAATAAGGAGGTTAGTCCTTGGGCAGGCTTAGCTCTTGGGTTGGCGGGTGCTTTATTAGAGCAAGCAGATTTAAGGACATGGCGTACTTTGCCAGAAAGCATGCAGATAGCGCGCTTAAATCTACCAAAAGGAAAGCAAACCATAAACTTACCGAATGGTACACAGCTTGATGTAATGATTAGTAATAGTTATCAGATAGTTCAGTTGATACAAATAGGAAATAAAATTTATGTACCTTAA
- a CDS encoding penicillin-binding protein activator LpoB — protein MRILTGLLVATLSLGAFAQEVKPKVAVTDLAYEEQVKDYIKIVDSSHNANTNSTNNNRAGNYSNNTTSDYHKVEGTYSYVNQTELRKFVGDIKGDLRKTGLVDLIQGRPYSGDPDFDNINDIIARIDQGDFDGADYVLFGRVSDIQFSDNVMNIQHTNTYSKSLNLTVVAEFNLINTQTHEIKAAFTAMGEAKELKLVNSLDKKVTLDRAKLVSKVSKALGKDVSNQVVEQLTGQLPDDAYNPPVRHNMPADEPPTVIRRK, from the coding sequence ATGCGTATATTAACAGGATTATTAGTAGCTACATTATCTCTTGGTGCTTTTGCTCAAGAAGTTAAACCGAAAGTAGCTGTCACAGATTTAGCATATGAAGAGCAAGTCAAGGATTATATTAAAATTGTTGACTCTTCTCATAATGCTAATACTAATTCAACAAACAATAACAGAGCAGGTAATTACTCTAATAATACAACTTCTGATTATCATAAGGTTGAGGGTACTTACAGCTATGTTAATCAAACGGAGTTACGTAAGTTTGTAGGCGATATTAAGGGTGATCTTAGAAAAACGGGTTTAGTTGATTTAATCCAAGGTCGTCCTTATTCTGGTGATCCTGATTTTGATAATATTAACGACATAATTGCACGTATTGATCAGGGTGATTTTGATGGTGCAGATTATGTATTGTTTGGTCGTGTTTCAGATATTCAGTTTTCTGATAATGTGATGAATATTCAACACACTAATACTTATTCTAAATCATTAAATTTAACAGTAGTTGCTGAGTTTAATTTAATTAATACACAAACCCATGAAATTAAAGCCGCATTCACTGCTATGGGTGAAGCTAAAGAGTTAAAACTAGTTAATAGTTTAGATAAGAAGGTAACTTTAGATCGTGCTAAATTAGTTAGTAAAGTATCTAAGGCTTTAGGTAAAGATGTATCGAATCAAGTGGTTGAACAATTAACAGGTCAGTTACCTGATGATGCGTATAATCCACCTGTTCGTCACAATATGCCGGCAGATGAGCCACCAACAGTGATCAGACGTAAGTAA
- a CDS encoding succinate dehydrogenase assembly factor 2, with protein MSDNELELKKLYWQCRRGMLELDVLLMPFVQEVYPSLDQQDQERFKKLLSCEDQDLFGWFMQRDEPEDVDLKRMVQMILARVQPA; from the coding sequence ATGTCTGATAATGAATTGGAATTAAAAAAGTTATACTGGCAATGCCGTCGGGGGATGTTAGAACTTGATGTACTGCTAATGCCATTTGTGCAAGAAGTATATCCAAGTCTAGATCAACAAGATCAAGAACGCTTTAAAAAACTATTAAGTTGTGAAGATCAGGATTTGTTTGGTTGGTTTATGCAACGTGACGAACCAGAAGATGTTGATTTAAAAAGAATGGTTCAAATGATTTTGGCCCGTGTACAACCTGCTTGA
- the lpoB gene encoding penicillin-binding protein activator LpoB translates to MRGITLLAAAAMIVVGCADNSPMVRSEKDVSYGDPNAVEVATIDFGSTDLQMIAEDMSRSLAQSGVLRGRPVIQVYDVQNKTSEYIDTRSVTDSIKNQLMKAGVARFASDNTRMQSQVDQLKLQNDSGLYKESTVAKTGNMIAAKYRLEGTLTSINKKTKNIKDVYYKFTLELFDVESGLSEWMDEKEIRKTQNR, encoded by the coding sequence ATGCGTGGTATTACTTTATTAGCAGCAGCTGCTATGATCGTTGTGGGGTGTGCTGATAACTCTCCTATGGTTAGAAGTGAAAAAGATGTTAGCTATGGTGACCCAAATGCAGTAGAAGTGGCAACCATAGATTTTGGCTCTACTGATTTGCAAATGATTGCTGAAGATATGTCACGTTCTTTAGCGCAATCAGGTGTATTGCGTGGTCGTCCAGTTATTCAAGTATATGATGTACAAAATAAAACTTCTGAGTATATTGATACACGTAGTGTGACTGACTCTATTAAAAATCAGCTGATGAAAGCAGGTGTAGCACGTTTTGCTAGTGATAATACTAGAATGCAAAGCCAAGTAGATCAACTTAAACTACAAAATGATAGTGGCTTATATAAAGAGTCTACAGTGGCTAAAACAGGTAATATGATTGCTGCAAAATACCGCTTAGAAGGTACTTTAACTTCTATTAATAAGAAAACTAAAAATATAAAAGATGTTTATTATAAATTTACTTTAGAGCTGTTTGATGTAGAAAGTGGCTTATCTGAGTGGATGGATGAAAAAGAAATCCGCAAAACACAAAATCGATGA
- a CDS encoding YcfL family protein: MRLHLKLICALVMGILVLAGCSSKHPNVVEMGKVKHIEVLEAQKSRQNGFLVIKVAVENTSRYNQNINYRFQWLDDQGFPVGKEETWKSKLIYGKQSTYINSIAPVTQAVDFRIEIQEP, encoded by the coding sequence ATGCGTCTACATTTAAAATTAATCTGTGCATTAGTGATGGGTATACTTGTATTAGCGGGATGTTCAAGTAAACACCCAAATGTGGTTGAGATGGGCAAAGTAAAGCATATTGAGGTACTCGAAGCGCAAAAGTCTAGACAGAATGGATTTTTAGTGATTAAGGTGGCTGTAGAAAATACGTCTCGTTATAATCAAAATATTAATTACCGTTTCCAGTGGTTAGATGATCAAGGTTTCCCTGTAGGCAAAGAGGAAACATGGAAAAGTAAGTTGATTTACGGTAAACAAAGTACTTATATAAATAGTATTGCTCCTGTTACTCAGGCAGTGGACTTCCGTATTGAAATTCAAGAGCCTTAA
- a CDS encoding YgfZ/GcvT domain-containing protein, protein MTTPFFCLLTHESILAIQGVDSKKFLQGQITCNLNYLTTEQSSLGASCTPKGRMVSSFRLLEQATDNYLLCLDKNLFEKQLADFKKYAIFSKVTLEKADEQWVRFGLQATPEELSFLELETPQQANQVKQHHSQQYFLINISEQRYELWITNSHVATIKQLLIQHLMEKPLNDWLLGQIRAGIGQVFLENTEEFVPQMINLQSIGGVSFKKGCYLGQEIVARMQYLGKLKRHLYRFSLDHQDLPNIGADLFSTVHTSSVGRVVLAAQTEDHKIELLAVTQDDATTNELWLQDNQTNHLKLLSIPYEVNPEEEIKY, encoded by the coding sequence ATGACAACTCCATTTTTCTGCTTATTAACTCATGAAAGTATTCTTGCTATTCAAGGAGTAGACAGTAAAAAATTTCTACAAGGGCAAATTACTTGTAATCTAAACTACCTTACCACAGAACAATCCAGTTTAGGTGCTAGCTGTACACCTAAAGGCCGTATGGTTTCTAGTTTTAGACTTCTAGAGCAAGCAACTGACAACTATCTACTCTGCTTAGACAAAAATTTATTTGAAAAACAATTAGCTGATTTTAAGAAATATGCTATATTTTCAAAAGTTACATTAGAAAAAGCAGATGAACAATGGGTTCGCTTTGGCCTACAGGCTACTCCTGAAGAATTATCTTTTTTAGAATTAGAAACACCACAACAAGCTAATCAAGTTAAACAACACCATAGTCAACAATATTTTTTAATTAACATTAGTGAGCAACGTTATGAATTATGGATAACTAATTCACATGTAGCCACTATCAAACAATTATTAATTCAACATCTAATGGAAAAGCCACTTAATGATTGGTTATTAGGACAAATTAGAGCAGGAATTGGACAAGTATTTTTAGAAAACACTGAAGAATTTGTTCCACAAATGATCAATCTACAATCAATAGGTGGAGTTAGTTTTAAGAAAGGTTGTTACTTAGGGCAAGAGATTGTTGCTCGTATGCAATACCTTGGTAAATTAAAACGTCATCTCTATCGGTTTTCATTAGATCATCAAGATCTACCTAATATTGGCGCTGACTTATTCTCAACAGTTCATACAAGCAGTGTTGGCCGAGTAGTGTTAGCTGCCCAAACTGAAGATCATAAAATAGAACTATTAGCTGTGACGCAAGATGATGCAACAACTAATGAACTATGGTTACAAGATAACCAAACCAATCACTTAAAGCTTCTTAGCATCCCTTATGAAGTCAATCCTGAAGAAGAAATAAAATACTAA
- a CDS encoding DegQ family serine endoprotease, translating to MQKLIKHLYKLLFILCIGQVSLLQAADLPDFSNLVERVSPAVVNISTSKKVANNYNMLAPDLEDIPPMFREFFREQTPSYPQYQQTRSLGSGFIISSDGYILTNNHVVNGADEIVVRLSDRRELKATLIGADPRTDVALLKVEAKSLPVVKMGKSETLKVGEWVMAIGSPFGFDHSVTVGVVSAKGRSLGAESNYVPFIQTDVAINPGNSGGPLFNLNGEVVGVNSQIVTRSGGFMGLSFAIPVDVAVNVADQLKTSGKVQRAWLGVMIQEVSKDLAESFGLAKPAGALVVDILPDGPAAKSGLQVGDVVLSVNDQTINRSADLPHIVGMLKAGEKATLQVMRDGSNKNITIVTETLPDDKNVVSNGRVESNNGKANLMGLVVDDLTTEQKKRLGVEQGIIIRTVQRGGLAQQMGLRSNDVITHLNNQPVKSANEFKELIDKLPKDKTSAMRILRNGFSTYITFKIAE from the coding sequence ATGCAAAAGCTAATAAAGCACTTATATAAGCTATTATTTATATTATGTATTGGACAAGTTAGTTTATTACAAGCGGCTGACTTGCCAGATTTCTCTAACTTAGTAGAGCGGGTCTCTCCAGCTGTTGTTAATATCAGTACCTCTAAAAAGGTGGCTAATAATTATAATATGTTAGCGCCAGATTTAGAGGATATTCCTCCTATGTTTCGTGAATTTTTCCGTGAGCAAACACCCAGTTATCCTCAATATCAACAAACACGTTCGTTAGGTTCTGGGTTTATTATTTCCAGTGATGGTTATATTTTAACCAATAATCATGTGGTTAATGGAGCTGACGAAATTGTTGTGAGATTATCAGATCGTCGTGAATTAAAAGCTACTCTAATAGGTGCTGATCCTCGTACAGATGTTGCTTTGTTAAAGGTGGAAGCAAAGAGTTTACCTGTTGTAAAAATGGGTAAATCTGAAACATTAAAAGTGGGTGAGTGGGTAATGGCAATTGGTTCTCCTTTTGGCTTTGATCACTCGGTAACAGTAGGTGTAGTAAGTGCTAAAGGAAGAAGCCTTGGTGCTGAGAGTAATTATGTGCCTTTTATTCAAACGGATGTAGCGATTAATCCTGGCAATTCTGGTGGGCCGCTATTTAATCTAAATGGGGAGGTAGTAGGCGTTAATTCGCAAATTGTCACTCGCTCAGGTGGTTTTATGGGCTTATCGTTTGCTATTCCTGTTGATGTGGCAGTGAATGTAGCTGATCAATTAAAAACTTCTGGTAAAGTACAACGTGCTTGGTTGGGTGTAATGATCCAAGAGGTGAGTAAGGATTTAGCGGAGTCATTTGGTCTTGCTAAGCCCGCAGGTGCATTAGTGGTTGATATCTTACCTGATGGACCTGCTGCTAAAAGTGGGTTACAAGTAGGTGATGTGGTGTTATCAGTTAATGATCAAACCATTAATCGTTCTGCTGATTTACCACATATTGTAGGTATGTTAAAGGCGGGTGAAAAAGCTACCTTACAGGTTATGAGAGATGGCAGTAATAAAAATATTACTATTGTTACAGAGACATTACCAGATGACAAAAATGTGGTATCTAATGGTCGAGTAGAATCTAATAATGGTAAGGCCAACTTGATGGGATTAGTGGTCGATGATTTAACCACTGAACAAAAGAAACGTTTAGGTGTAGAGCAAGGTATTATCATTAGAACAGTGCAGCGTGGTGGCCTAGCACAACAAATGGGATTACGTAGTAATGATGTTATTACCCATTTAAATAATCAACCTGTGAAATCAGCCAATGAGTTTAAAGAACTGATTGATAAATTACCAAAAGATAAAACATCTGCGATGCGAATCTTAAGAAATGGTTTTTCAACCTATATTACATTTAAAATAGCAGAATAA
- a CDS encoding MucB/RseB C-terminal domain-containing protein: protein MAALATQTDTVSSRVYLEHVIDAETSQSFKGVFSYNRPGYNVESFVHQQVSEDGQVTQWVKKVNTNEGFLRLNGQVKCVTKGYKSRFRANTILQSIAKSDIDGLLEDYNITVSPDDLTIGGRAAHELIFTAKDGDRYVYKLAFDKLTSFPLQFVFLDANNNILESGQFSQFTPVAAGEVSVTPLNDCINVAYKEIKSNKSPWVIDWKPNGFGLERVINKANSKDDHLVYSDGLVTFSVFIEPVTDPRMAEIERHFGATIVVSRKVTVKDDKNSQYLITVVGEIPLSTAERIALSAHLQ, encoded by the coding sequence TTGGCAGCATTAGCAACACAAACAGATACTGTAAGTTCTAGAGTATATCTGGAGCATGTTATTGATGCTGAAACTAGCCAAAGTTTTAAAGGTGTATTTAGTTATAATCGTCCTGGTTATAACGTTGAGAGCTTTGTACATCAACAAGTTAGTGAGGACGGTCAAGTAACTCAATGGGTTAAAAAAGTTAACACTAATGAGGGTTTTTTAAGGCTTAATGGTCAAGTTAAATGTGTGACTAAAGGCTATAAGAGTCGATTTCGTGCCAACACAATTTTACAGTCTATAGCGAAATCAGATATAGATGGATTGTTGGAAGATTATAATATAACGGTATCACCTGATGATTTAACAATAGGTGGTAGAGCTGCCCATGAATTAATTTTTACAGCAAAAGATGGTGATCGTTATGTTTATAAATTAGCATTTGATAAACTAACTTCATTTCCTTTGCAATTTGTCTTTTTAGATGCCAATAATAATATTTTAGAAAGTGGTCAGTTCTCTCAATTCACTCCTGTTGCCGCTGGTGAAGTTTCAGTTACACCATTAAATGATTGTATTAATGTTGCCTATAAAGAAATAAAAAGTAATAAGTCACCTTGGGTGATAGATTGGAAACCAAACGGTTTTGGCTTAGAGCGTGTTATTAATAAAGCAAATAGTAAAGATGATCATTTAGTGTATAGTGATGGTTTGGTCACTTTTTCTGTTTTCATTGAGCCTGTGACTGATCCTCGTATGGCAGAAATAGAAAGACATTTTGGTGCAACAATAGTTGTTTCTCGTAAAGTTACAGTTAAGGATGATAAGAATTCACAATATTTAATTACAGTAGTGGGAGAGATTCCATTATCTACAGCAGAACGTATAGCTTTGTCTGCTCATCTACAATAA
- a CDS encoding bifunctional O-acetylhomoserine aminocarboxypropyltransferase/cysteine synthase, translating to MKLETLAIHAGYSPEPTTHSVAVPIYQTSSYAFDDTQHGADLFNLAVPGNIYTRITNPTNAVLEQRIAALEGGIGGLALASGMAAITYAIQTITEAGDNIVSVAKLYGGTYNLLAHTLPRFGIETRFAQHDDLVSLEKLIDDRTKLIYCESIGNPAGNIVDIEALATIAHRHGIPLVVDNTVASPALCRPFEFGADIVVHSLTKYIAGHGTSLGGMVVDSGKFPWVKYADRFPMLVNPDPSYHGVSYTETFGEAAYIARCRVIPLRNMGAVLSPFNAFQILQGAETLALRMERHCENAVKVAQYLEHHPQVSWVKYAGLASHPEHKLAQKYMKGTPASILSFGIKGGIEAGAKFIDALKLVVRLVNIGDAKSLACHPASTTHRQLNAEELEKAGVSQDMIRLSIGIEHIDDILADLEQALAATK from the coding sequence ATGAAACTAGAAACATTGGCCATTCATGCAGGTTATAGTCCTGAACCTACTACTCACTCGGTAGCAGTGCCTATTTACCAAACCAGTTCATATGCTTTTGATGATACCCAACACGGTGCTGATTTATTTAATTTAGCAGTACCCGGTAATATTTATACGCGTATTACTAACCCCACTAATGCTGTTTTAGAACAACGTATTGCTGCTTTAGAAGGGGGGATTGGAGGGTTGGCATTGGCTTCTGGAATGGCAGCTATTACTTATGCTATTCAAACAATTACCGAGGCAGGTGATAATATTGTATCTGTGGCTAAGCTTTATGGTGGTACTTATAATTTATTAGCACATACATTGCCACGTTTTGGCATAGAAACACGCTTTGCTCAACACGATGATTTAGTAAGTTTAGAAAAACTAATCGATGACCGTACTAAGCTGATTTATTGTGAGAGTATTGGTAACCCTGCAGGTAATATTGTTGATATTGAAGCATTGGCTACAATAGCACATCGTCATGGTATTCCATTAGTGGTTGATAATACAGTAGCAAGTCCTGCGCTTTGCCGTCCATTTGAGTTTGGTGCCGATATTGTTGTTCATTCATTAACTAAATATATAGCAGGGCATGGTACTTCATTAGGTGGAATGGTGGTTGATTCTGGTAAGTTCCCTTGGGTCAAGTATGCAGATCGTTTCCCTATGTTGGTTAACCCTGATCCTTCTTATCATGGTGTAAGTTATACTGAGACCTTTGGTGAAGCAGCCTATATTGCTCGTTGCCGTGTTATCCCATTACGTAATATGGGGGCTGTCTTATCTCCGTTTAATGCTTTCCAAATTTTACAAGGTGCTGAAACACTTGCACTACGAATGGAGCGTCATTGTGAGAATGCAGTGAAGGTGGCTCAGTATCTAGAGCATCATCCTCAAGTGAGTTGGGTTAAATATGCAGGTTTGGCTAGTCATCCAGAGCATAAGTTAGCCCAGAAATATATGAAAGGAACACCCGCTTCTATTTTGTCTTTTGGTATTAAAGGTGGTATTGAAGCAGGTGCTAAATTTATTGATGCCTTAAAACTAGTGGTGCGTTTGGTGAATATTGGTGATGCTAAGTCATTAGCCTGTCATCCTGCTTCTACTACACATCGTCAGTTAAATGCTGAGGAATTAGAGAAAGCAGGTGTTAGTCAAGATATGATCCGCTTATCAATAGGTATTGAACATATTGATGATATTTTAGCAGATCTTGAGCAAGCATTAGCAGCAACTAAGTGA
- a CDS encoding protein YgfX, with protein MYNLLDSNLFECHWHVSKRLYYLFLILYGVALLIVFQLPMVFGWQILIAVILSIYVIRVLRKHILFILPTSFTALRRTSNNWLVYNQQIGWQVIKLLSSESVVLSGVIILQFSIEGDRKRLSLCLPFDVMLESDYRKLKVYLRYLTE; from the coding sequence GTGTACAACCTGCTTGATAGTAACTTATTTGAATGCCATTGGCATGTTTCAAAACGGTTATATTATTTATTTCTAATACTTTATGGGGTTGCATTATTAATCGTTTTCCAATTACCAATGGTATTTGGTTGGCAAATATTAATAGCAGTAATATTATCCATTTATGTTATAAGGGTATTGAGAAAACATATTTTATTTATATTGCCTACATCCTTTACTGCATTACGTAGAACTTCAAATAATTGGCTTGTTTATAACCAACAAATAGGTTGGCAGGTAATTAAGCTGCTTTCTTCTGAAAGTGTTGTATTATCGGGAGTCATAATTTTGCAGTTTAGTATTGAAGGGGATAGAAAACGTTTATCATTGTGTTTACCTTTTGATGTGATGTTAGAAAGTGATTATCGTAAATTGAAGGTATATTTACGTTATTTAACTGAATGA
- a CDS encoding sigma-E factor negative regulatory protein: MSNEKLKDSLSALMDNAADDLEVRRVLANADEEVMATWSRYQIARSVMQEQVIFPKLDIASAVSEAIASEDIDSKQQVSPTVQYKSQFWSHLGKFAVAASIMTITLSVVFFFNNDEDITASVSSYAQNEEVIVEGLNVASNEQWVENRLSDFIDRHEKQGVLVIDEYDETPQSADVQSN, translated from the coding sequence ATGAGTAATGAAAAATTGAAGGATTCATTATCAGCATTGATGGATAATGCAGCAGATGATTTAGAAGTTCGTCGTGTATTAGCTAATGCAGATGAGGAAGTAATGGCAACTTGGTCACGTTATCAAATTGCCCGCTCTGTCATGCAAGAACAAGTAATTTTCCCAAAACTTGATATTGCCTCAGCTGTGTCAGAAGCTATTGCCAGTGAAGATATTGATTCTAAGCAACAAGTTTCTCCAACAGTACAATATAAATCACAGTTTTGGAGTCATTTAGGTAAATTTGCAGTAGCTGCATCGATTATGACAATAACTCTATCAGTGGTCTTTTTCTTTAATAATGATGAAGATATAACGGCTTCTGTAAGTTCTTATGCACAAAATGAAGAAGTTATTGTTGAAGGATTAAATGTTGCTTCTAATGAGCAATGGGTTGAAAACAGGTTGTCTGATTTTATTGATAGACACGAAAAACAAGGTGTTCTTGTAATCGATGAGTATGATGAAACTCCGCAATCAGCAGATGTACAATCCAATTAG
- a CDS encoding C40 family peptidase yields the protein MLRKLLILGIVLGISACSTNEQTTRTAPVITAKFPASADEVSISAMSLIGTPYIWGGNTPESGFDCSGLIVYVYNSSGIKLPRTTKAMSSMATPTVKRNSLKTGDLVFFATNGGYSVSHAGIYVGDGRFVHAPSSGGVVRLNNLNESYWNKTFVLGKRVIQK from the coding sequence ATGTTGAGGAAGCTTCTTATTCTAGGGATTGTACTCGGAATTTCCGCTTGTTCTACTAATGAACAGACTACACGTACGGCGCCTGTGATTACTGCTAAATTTCCTGCAAGTGCCGATGAGGTTTCTATTAGTGCAATGAGCCTAATTGGAACACCTTATATTTGGGGAGGGAATACGCCAGAATCAGGTTTTGATTGTAGTGGCCTAATTGTCTATGTTTACAATAGCTCAGGCATTAAATTACCACGCACTACTAAAGCAATGAGCAGTATGGCTACACCTACTGTAAAACGTAATTCATTAAAAACAGGTGACTTAGTGTTTTTTGCTACCAATGGTGGTTATAGTGTAAGTCACGCAGGAATTTATGTGGGTGATGGTCGTTTTGTGCACGCTCCTAGTTCTGGTGGGGTGGTACGCCTTAATAATTTAAATGAAAGTTATTGGAATAAAACCTTTGTATTGGGTAAGCGAGTTATTCAAAAGTAA
- a CDS encoding C40 family peptidase: protein MNRQSDKQSLVVYPQPASPFDLSLNRELHYQQKDTIDTSLFGLKQAFIAQEGDFNRAQKPSSSPAINGIISRGFSLLGTPYRYGGQSVKTGFDCSGFVGYLYQKEAGVDLPRSTRQLIKVDAPKVAKTKLKPGDVLFFATGRGRQVSHTGIYIGNHYFIHSANERKGVRIDSLNNRYWNISFVEAKRILN from the coding sequence GTGAATCGACAGAGTGATAAACAATCACTTGTTGTTTACCCTCAGCCTGCTTCGCCTTTCGACTTGTCTCTTAATAGAGAACTACATTATCAACAAAAAGATACTATTGATACTTCCTTATTTGGGCTTAAACAAGCATTTATAGCTCAAGAAGGGGACTTCAATCGTGCCCAAAAACCAAGTAGTTCGCCAGCTATTAATGGCATTATTTCCCGTGGTTTTTCTTTATTAGGTACTCCTTACCGTTATGGCGGTCAATCAGTCAAAACAGGTTTTGATTGTAGTGGCTTTGTTGGTTACTTATACCAAAAAGAGGCTGGCGTTGATTTACCACGTTCTACACGGCAGTTAATTAAAGTGGATGCTCCCAAAGTAGCAAAAACCAAGTTAAAACCAGGTGATGTTCTGTTCTTTGCTACAGGCCGTGGTCGCCAAGTGAGCCACACAGGTATTTATATTGGAAATCATTACTTTATTCACTCAGCTAATGAGCGTAAAGGTGTTCGTATTGACAGTCTAAATAATCGTTATTGGAATATTAGCTTTGTAGAGGCTAAACGAATTCTAAATTAA